In Rutidosis leptorrhynchoides isolate AG116_Rl617_1_P2 chromosome 2, CSIRO_AGI_Rlap_v1, whole genome shotgun sequence, one genomic interval encodes:
- the LOC139890084 gene encoding uncharacterized protein → MGGNIRVAKLDEIADAGNSYLVSFHQGLEFIRRPSIDNASELLKKVIKTNNTHRMQSYIEAGYVHTSSMAENLNKLNTSHTQLLDYATKAKNVIDELECLVEDVKLALEDANETLHNNNSYLDPIVPTSSEDDIVSFDPEEPNDVDYALMVAAVYSTMKQDYVMQERIISSLNLKTSSGELESYCLMWSLRLFINNEIMHQAWRLIR, encoded by the exons ATGGGAGGCAATATTAG GGTTGCAAAATTGGATGAGATAGCTGATGCAGGGAATAGTTATCTTGTTAGCTTTCATCAGGGACTTG AGTTCATCAGAAGACCCTCTATTGACAATGCATCCGAACTCCTTAAGAAGGTCATTAAAACTAATAACACTCATAGGATGCAGTCTTACATTGAAGCTGGATACGTACATACTTCTAGTATGGCTGAAAATCTCAACAAGT TGAATACAAGCCATACTCAACTGTTGGATTATGCAACGAAAG CAAAAAATGTTATTGATGAACTCGAATGCCTAGTTGAGGATGTTAAGCTGGCATTAGAAGATGCAAATGAAACCTTACACAATAATAACTCGTATTTGGACCCAATAGTACCTACATCCAGTGAG GATGACATTGTCTCATTTGACCCTGAAGAACCAAATGATGTTGATTATGCCTTAATGGTAGCTGCCGTGTATAGCACGATGAAACAAGATTATGTGATGCAG GAAAGGATTATTTCTTCGCTTAATCTAAAGACGTCGTCAGGAGAACTAGAGAGTTACTGCTTGATGTGGTCGTTGCGCCTCTTTATAAATAATGAAATCATGCATCAAGCTTGGAGACTAATTCGATAA